The following coding sequences lie in one Arabidopsis thaliana chromosome 3, partial sequence genomic window:
- the MYB305 gene encoding myb domain protein 305 (myb domain protein 305 (MYB305); CONTAINS InterPro DOMAIN/s: SANT, DNA-binding (InterPro:IPR001005), Homeodomain-like (InterPro:IPR009057), Myb, DNA-binding (InterPro:IPR014778), HTH transcriptional regulator, Myb-type, DNA-binding (InterPro:IPR017930), Homeodomain-related (InterPro:IPR012287), Myb transcription factor (InterPro:IPR015495); BEST Arabidopsis thaliana protein match is: myb domain protein 79 (TAIR:AT4G13480.1); Has 8987 Blast hits to 8204 proteins in 475 species: Archae - 0; Bacteria - 0; Metazoa - 778; Fungi - 510; Plants - 5849; Viruses - 4; Other Eukaryotes - 1846 (source: NCBI BLink).): MSLWGGMGGGWGMVEEGWRKGPWTAEEDRLLIDYVQLHGEGRWNSVARLAGLKRNGKSCRLRWVNYLRPDLKRGQITPHEETIILELHAKWGNRWSTIARSLPGRTDNEIKNYWRTHFKKKTKSPTNSAEKTKNRILKRQQFQQQRQMELQQEQQLLQFNQIDMKKIMSLLDDDNNNGDNTFSSSSSGESGALYVPHQITHSTTTSGCEPNSNGYYPVVPVTIPEANVNEDNAIWDGLWNLDFEGQGSFGGAACAPRKHYFQNMVIPFC, encoded by the exons ATGAGTTTGTGGGGAGGGATGGGAGGAGGATGGGGAATGGTAGAAGAAGGTTGGAGAAAAGGGCCTTGGACTGCTGAAGAAGACCGCCTTTTGATCGATTATGTGCAGCTTCACGGTGAAGGGCGATGGAACTCTGTTGCGAGGCTCGCGGGGTTGAAGAGAAATGGGAAAAGCTGCAGGTTAAGATGGGTTAACTACCTAAGACCAGACCTCAAGAGAGGACAAATCACTCCTCATGAAGAAACCATTATCCTTGAGTTACATGCTAAGTGGGGCAATAG GTGGTCCACGATTGCACGTAGTTTACCGGGAAGAACAGacaacgaaatcaagaactaTTGGCGAACCcatttcaagaagaagacgaagtcTCCAACTAACAGTGcggagaagacaaagaaccGAATCTTGAAGAGGCAACAATTTCAGCAGCAAAGACAAATGGAGTTGCAGCAAGAACAACAGTTGCTTCAATTCAATCAAATCGACATGAAAAAGATCATGTCGTTACTAGATgacgacaacaacaatggTGATAACACCTTCAGCAGTAGCAGTAGTGGCGAAAGTGGAGCATTATATGTACCTCATCAGATCACACattcaacaacaacttctGGTTGTGAACCAAATAGTAACGGGTATTACCCGGTGGTTCCGGTAACAATACCTGAGGCTAATGTGAATGAAGATAACGCTATTTGGGACGGTTTATGGAATCTGGATTTTGAAGGACAAGGAAGTTTTGGTGGCGCTGCTTGTGCCCCAAGGAAGCACTATTTCCAGAACATGGTCATTCCCTTCTGTTAA
- the AtSec20 gene encoding Sec20 family protein (AtSec20; CONTAINS InterPro DOMAIN/s: Sec20 (InterPro:IPR005606); Has 291 Blast hits to 291 proteins in 130 species: Archae - 0; Bacteria - 0; Metazoa - 136; Fungi - 95; Plants - 46; Viruses - 0; Other Eukaryotes - 14 (source: NCBI BLink).), whose product MDEVVVEVEKTKREWEEAYEKTIGHIISIQQYGKSRRGDGGEEKFSLQRLNGLAQDGLSLLNSLQFNLDLLAPQLPSDDQVQSTQSLLETWKNQYHSLRVNLRSANLQAKDNMRKAAQEERELLLGGGTESTVLRRKRQANAGVTSDAESITESLRRSRQLMVQEVERSTNTLVAFDESTGVLKKAESEYKGHRSLLSRTRNLLSTMQRQDVIDRIILIVGFSLFVFAVVYVVSKRIGILKLQRMATAAIKAQLAGKAANGVGDDVMPLGQQFDGNTVPTVNIPLQQRMHDEL is encoded by the exons ATGGATGAGGTTGTTGTTGAAgtggagaagacgaagagagaATGGGAAGAAGCGTACGAGAAGACGATTGGACATATTATCTCGATTCAACAGTACGGTAAATCAAGGAGGGGAgatggaggagaagagaagtttTCGTTACAGAGGCTCAACGGATTGGCTCAGGAtggtctctctcttctcaattCCCTTCAATTCAATTTGGATCTGCTCGCACCTCAGCTTCCTTCTGATGATCAGGTTCAATCCACTCAGTCACTCCTTGAAACGTGGAAGAATCAATATCACAG TTTGAGGGTAAACTTGAGAAGTGCTAATTTGCAAGCTAAGGATAACATGAGGAAAGCAGCTCAAGAAGAG AGAGAGCTTCTCCTCGGTGGTGGAACAGAGTCTACAGTTCTCAGACGTAAACGACA AGCAAATGCTGGCGTGACATCCGATGCTGAAAGCATAACTGAAAGTCTCAGGCGTTCACGGCAGCTGATGGTTCAG GAGGTTGAACGAAGTACAAACACTCTCGTGGCTTTTG ATGAATCTACTGGAGTACTTAAAAAAGCCGAGAGTGAATACAAAGGTCATAGATCTCTGTTGTCGAGGACCCGTAATCTACTTTCAACAATGCAGCGTCAAGATGTAATTGACAG GATAATCCTCATAGTTggattttctctctttgtctttgcTGTTGTTTACGTTGTTTCAAAACGCATCGGAATTCTGAAACTGCAACGAATGGCTACTGCTGCTATTAAAGCTCAATTAGCTGGAAAAGCAGCAAATGGTGTAGGAGATGATGTTATGCCGCTCGGACAACAGTTTGATGGCAATACAGTTCCAACTGTTAATATTCCTCTACAACAACGCATGCACGATGAACTATGA